A stretch of Burkholderia sp. HI2500 DNA encodes these proteins:
- a CDS encoding beta-ketoacyl-ACP reductase, translating to MRAERVAFVTGGMGGLGAAISRRLHEAGMTVAVSHTERNDHVATWLTHEREAGRTFHAYEVDVADYDSCQHCAARVLAEFGRVDVLVNNAGITHDATFVKMTKSMWDAVLRTNLDGLFNMTKPFVPGMIDAGFGRIVNIGSVNGERGAYGQANYAAAKAGIHGFTKSLALELARHGITVNTVAPGYLATAMLESVPKEVLDTKILPQIPAGRLGDPDEIAALVAFLCSDAGAFATGAEFDINGGMYLR from the coding sequence ATGCGCGCTGAGCGGGTTGCGTTCGTCACCGGCGGGATGGGCGGCCTCGGTGCCGCGATCAGCCGCCGCCTGCACGAGGCCGGCATGACGGTGGCGGTGTCGCACACCGAACGCAACGACCACGTCGCGACGTGGCTCACGCACGAGCGCGAGGCGGGCCGCACGTTTCATGCGTACGAGGTCGACGTGGCCGACTACGACTCGTGCCAGCACTGCGCGGCACGCGTGCTGGCTGAATTCGGGCGCGTCGACGTGCTCGTCAACAACGCGGGCATCACGCACGATGCCACCTTCGTGAAGATGACCAAGAGCATGTGGGATGCGGTGCTGCGCACCAATCTCGACGGCCTGTTCAACATGACGAAGCCGTTCGTGCCCGGCATGATCGACGCCGGCTTCGGACGGATCGTGAACATCGGGTCCGTGAACGGGGAGCGCGGCGCGTACGGGCAGGCGAACTACGCGGCCGCGAAAGCCGGTATCCACGGTTTCACGAAGTCGCTGGCGCTCGAACTTGCGCGGCACGGCATCACGGTCAACACGGTGGCCCCGGGCTACCTGGCCACCGCGATGCTCGAGTCGGTGCCGAAGGAAGTGCTCGACACGAAGATCCTGCCGCAGATTCCGGCCGGTCGCCTCGGCGACCCCGACGAAATCGCCGCGCTCGTCGCGTTCCTGTGTTCCGACGCGGGCGCCTTCGCAACCGGTGCGGAATTCGACATCAATGGCGGCATGTACTTGCGATGA
- a CDS encoding bifunctional enoyl-CoA hydratase/phosphate acetyltransferase has protein sequence MNGHRHPDPCGGACLPGLLPRADGAWPGLIARARNAAPLVVAVVHPCDATSLVALAELAESPLAAAIEPLIVAPRDKVLRVAHDAGVDLSSWTIEDVPHSHAAAARAVELAAAGRAGALMKGSLHTDELMGAVVAAESGLRTDKRMSHCFLIEAPAYPRPFILTDAAVNIAPDLAQKAAITQNAIDVAHALGVACPRVAVLCAVETVNPAMRSTLDAAALAKMDERGQLTGAIVDGPLAFDNAISLRAAHDKGIDSPVAGCADILVVPDIEAGNLLAKQLEYLGGAVSAGIVVGARVPIVLTSRADGAAVRVASCALAMVLAQARHAPQS, from the coding sequence ATGAACGGGCATCGGCATCCGGATCCGTGCGGCGGCGCGTGCCTGCCCGGCCTGCTGCCGCGCGCGGACGGCGCATGGCCCGGGCTGATCGCGCGGGCACGCAACGCAGCGCCGCTCGTCGTGGCCGTCGTGCATCCGTGCGATGCAACCAGTCTCGTCGCGCTGGCCGAACTCGCCGAGTCGCCGCTGGCGGCCGCGATCGAGCCGCTGATCGTCGCGCCGCGGGACAAGGTGCTGCGTGTCGCGCACGATGCGGGCGTCGATCTGTCGTCGTGGACGATCGAGGACGTGCCGCACAGCCATGCGGCGGCGGCCCGCGCGGTGGAACTCGCGGCGGCGGGCCGTGCCGGCGCGCTGATGAAGGGCAGCCTGCATACGGACGAGCTGATGGGCGCGGTCGTCGCGGCCGAATCGGGGCTGCGCACCGACAAGCGCATGTCCCACTGTTTCCTGATCGAGGCACCGGCGTATCCGCGTCCGTTCATCCTGACCGACGCGGCGGTGAACATCGCGCCGGACCTCGCGCAGAAGGCGGCCATCACGCAGAACGCGATCGACGTCGCGCATGCGCTGGGCGTGGCGTGCCCGCGCGTGGCCGTGCTGTGCGCGGTCGAGACCGTCAATCCGGCGATGCGCTCGACGCTCGACGCGGCGGCGCTCGCGAAGATGGACGAGCGCGGCCAGCTTACCGGCGCGATCGTCGACGGCCCGCTCGCGTTCGACAACGCGATCTCGCTGCGGGCGGCGCACGACAAGGGGATCGATTCGCCGGTCGCCGGCTGCGCCGACATCCTGGTCGTGCCCGATATCGAAGCGGGCAACCTGCTCGCGAAGCAGCTCGAATACCTGGGCGGCGCCGTCAGCGCGGGCATCGTCGTGGGCGCGCGCGTGCCGATCGTGCTGACGAGCCGCGCCGACGGCGCTGCCGTCCGGGTCGCGTCGTGCGCACTCGCGATGGTGCTGGCACAGGCGCGGCATGCGCCGCAGTCCTGA
- a CDS encoding zinc-dependent alcohol dehydrogenase family protein, with translation MKALVYHGPGRKALEERPMPELQSPTDALVRVTRTTICGTDLHILKGDVPTCEPGRILGHEGVGIVEQVGTAVDALKPGDHVLISCISSCGRCEYCRRGLYSHCTTGGWILGNRIDGTQAEYVRVPHAQTSLYRIPPGADEEALVMLSDILPTGFECGVLNGKVQPGCSVAIVGAGPIGLAALLTAQFYSPAQIIMIDPDSNRLDVAQRFGATDCIDGRTGDPVAEVMKLTDGVGVDCAIEAVGIPATFEMCTSLVAPGGVVANVGVHGVKADLHLEKLWDRNISITTRLVDTVSTPMLLKTVRAGRLDPKRLITHRFSLDDVERAYDTFGRAAQTHALKVIIEVG, from the coding sequence ATGAAAGCACTCGTCTACCACGGGCCCGGGCGCAAGGCGCTCGAGGAGCGGCCGATGCCGGAACTGCAGTCGCCCACCGACGCGCTCGTGCGCGTGACGCGCACGACGATCTGCGGCACCGATCTGCACATTCTCAAGGGAGACGTACCGACTTGCGAACCCGGCCGCATTCTCGGCCACGAAGGGGTCGGGATCGTCGAGCAGGTCGGTACCGCCGTCGATGCGCTGAAGCCGGGCGATCATGTGCTGATTTCCTGCATTTCGTCGTGCGGCCGCTGCGAATATTGCCGGCGCGGCCTGTATTCGCATTGCACGACCGGCGGCTGGATCCTCGGCAACCGGATCGACGGCACGCAGGCCGAGTACGTGCGCGTTCCGCATGCGCAGACGAGCCTCTACCGGATTCCGCCGGGCGCGGACGAGGAGGCGCTCGTGATGCTGTCGGACATCCTGCCGACCGGGTTCGAATGCGGCGTGCTGAACGGCAAGGTGCAGCCGGGCTGCTCGGTGGCGATTGTCGGCGCGGGCCCGATCGGGCTGGCGGCGCTGCTGACCGCGCAGTTCTACTCGCCCGCACAGATCATCATGATCGATCCGGACAGCAACCGGCTGGACGTGGCGCAGCGCTTCGGCGCGACCGATTGCATCGACGGCCGCACTGGCGACCCGGTGGCGGAAGTGATGAAGCTGACCGACGGGGTCGGCGTCGATTGCGCGATCGAGGCGGTCGGGATTCCGGCGACGTTCGAGATGTGCACGTCACTGGTGGCGCCGGGCGGCGTGGTCGCGAACGTCGGCGTGCACGGGGTCAAGGCCGACCTGCACCTCGAGAAGCTGTGGGATCGCAACATCTCGATCACGACCCGGCTCGTCGACACGGTCAGCACACCGATGCTGCTGAAGACCGTGCGCGCCGGGCGCCTCGATCCGAAACGCCTGATCACGCATCGGTTCTCGCTCGACGACGTCGAGCGCGCGTACGACACGTTCGGCCGCGCCGCGCAAACCCATGCGCTGAAGGTCATCATCGAAGTCGGTTGA
- a CDS encoding MBL fold metallo-hydrolase RNA specificity domain-containing protein, whose amino-acid sequence MKLTFLGATETVTGSKYLVEHGNRRVLVDCGLFQGTKNLRLRNWSPLPVAPDTLDAVVLTHAHIDHTGYLPVLAREGFRGPVYCTAATAELCDIMLRDSARLQEEEADFANRHGYSKHHPAQPLYTLDDAQHALHLLKPVAFDECTALGGGLAFRLLPAGHILGAASVVMHWDHKVLAFSGDLGRYHDPIMQPPLAPAHADYLVVESTYGDRLHPESDPENELAALFDKTFARGGVVVMPCFTVGRAQEILHYIARLKASGRMARVPVFVDSPMATDVTEIYRHHILEHRLTPSDANALGHAATMIRSVEQSKAIADHHGPMVIIAGSGMATGGRVLHHLSRYAPDARNTIALVGYQAAGTRGAALAAHEPTLKIHGEYVRVRAQVDSITTLSAHADYEEILRWLGTMQRAPVRTFVTHGEPAAADAMRRRIAERLHWPCEVPVYAQCVDLDAVESGDTHAPAALSS is encoded by the coding sequence ATGAAACTGACTTTTCTCGGTGCGACCGAAACCGTGACCGGCTCGAAATACCTGGTCGAGCACGGCAACCGGCGCGTGCTGGTCGACTGCGGCCTGTTCCAGGGCACCAAGAACCTGCGGCTGCGCAACTGGAGCCCGTTGCCGGTCGCGCCCGACACGCTCGACGCGGTCGTGCTCACGCACGCGCATATCGACCATACCGGCTATCTTCCGGTGCTGGCGCGCGAAGGGTTCCGCGGGCCGGTGTATTGCACGGCGGCCACGGCCGAACTCTGCGACATCATGCTGCGCGACAGCGCGCGGCTGCAGGAGGAAGAAGCCGATTTCGCGAACCGCCACGGCTATTCGAAGCATCATCCGGCACAACCGCTCTACACGCTGGACGATGCGCAGCACGCGCTGCACCTGCTGAAGCCCGTCGCGTTCGACGAATGCACGGCGCTCGGCGGCGGGCTGGCGTTCCGCCTGCTGCCGGCCGGCCACATTCTCGGCGCGGCGAGCGTCGTGATGCACTGGGATCACAAGGTGCTGGCCTTCTCGGGCGACCTCGGCCGCTATCACGACCCGATCATGCAGCCGCCGCTGGCGCCCGCGCATGCGGACTACCTGGTCGTCGAATCGACGTACGGCGACCGCCTGCATCCGGAATCGGACCCCGAGAACGAACTCGCCGCGCTGTTCGACAAGACCTTCGCGCGCGGCGGCGTGGTCGTGATGCCGTGCTTCACGGTCGGCCGCGCGCAGGAAATCCTGCACTACATCGCGCGGCTGAAGGCGTCCGGCCGGATGGCGCGCGTGCCGGTATTCGTCGACAGCCCGATGGCCACCGACGTGACCGAGATCTATCGTCACCATATCCTCGAACACCGGCTGACGCCTTCCGACGCGAACGCGCTCGGCCATGCGGCCACGATGATCCGCTCGGTCGAGCAGTCGAAAGCGATTGCCGACCATCATGGCCCGATGGTCATCATCGCCGGCAGCGGGATGGCGACGGGCGGCCGCGTGCTGCACCACCTGAGCCGCTACGCGCCCGATGCGCGCAACACGATCGCGCTGGTCGGCTACCAGGCGGCCGGCACGCGCGGCGCGGCGCTGGCCGCGCACGAGCCGACATTGAAGATCCACGGCGAGTACGTGCGCGTGCGCGCGCAGGTCGATTCGATCACGACGCTCTCCGCGCATGCCGACTACGAGGAGATCCTCCGCTGGCTCGGCACGATGCAGCGCGCGCCCGTGCGGACCTTCGTCACGCATGGCGAGCCGGCCGCGGCCGATGCGATGCGGCGGCGCATCGCGGAGCGGCTGCACTGGCCGTGCGAGGTGCCGGTGTATGCGCAGTGCGTCGATCTCGATGCGGTCGAATCCGGCGACACGCACGCGCCGGCCGCGCTTTCCTCCTGA
- a CDS encoding BON domain-containing protein, with protein MKSDAALKQDVEQALFWNPAIDARRIDVDVRDRVVTLRGTVDSWAQKLEAQKTALHVEDARALVLELSVTPPANACADQELAIAITFALGWQEALRDHKIRVEVDHGCVTLDGEVDHAYQSRAAEKMVSRMIGVVGVANRIRVRTDSTVPDVGIRIAEALARRAQRESSGISIADDDGIVTLTGKVASLAERRAACGAAASVRGVREVVDLLTVA; from the coding sequence ATGAAGTCCGATGCAGCACTCAAGCAGGATGTCGAGCAGGCGCTGTTCTGGAATCCGGCGATCGACGCGCGACGGATCGACGTCGACGTGCGCGACCGGGTCGTGACGTTGCGCGGCACGGTCGACAGCTGGGCCCAGAAGCTCGAAGCGCAGAAAACGGCGCTGCATGTCGAGGATGCGCGCGCGCTCGTGCTCGAACTGAGCGTCACACCGCCCGCGAACGCGTGCGCGGATCAGGAACTGGCGATCGCGATCACGTTCGCGCTCGGCTGGCAGGAGGCGCTGCGCGATCACAAGATCCGTGTTGAGGTCGACCACGGCTGCGTGACGCTCGACGGCGAAGTCGATCATGCATACCAGAGTCGGGCGGCGGAAAAGATGGTCAGCCGGATGATCGGCGTCGTCGGCGTCGCGAATCGCATCCGGGTGCGAACGGACAGCACGGTGCCGGACGTCGGCATCCGGATTGCCGAAGCGCTCGCGCGCCGCGCGCAGCGCGAATCCTCCGGGATCTCGATTGCCGACGACGACGGCATCGTCACGTTGACGGGCAAGGTCGCGTCGCTCGCCGAAAGGCGCGCCGCGTGCGGTGCGGCCGCGTCGGTCAGGGGCGTGCGCGAGGTCGTCGACCTGCTGACCGTTGCATGA
- the ftsH gene encoding ATP-dependent zinc metalloprotease FtsH has translation MKKSFDYSGLLIPFVFAALVAYQLLMAQPATTSISYSDFHHLVDARLVDDLDIGPSSISGVLRMPQAGANLPASDAAAVKKAGPPWRFTTNRVADDRLVAELTAAGIRYRGAPDSGWLETLAGWILPVIVLVTFWSFMMRRPGGVRDLSGMGKSQARVYVQQETGITFDDIAGIDEAKAELQQIVAFLRNPERYQRLGGKIPKGVLIVGAPGTGKTLLARAVAGEAAVPFFTISGSAFVEMFVGVGAARVRDLFEQAKQKAPCIVFIDELDALGKARGVGLMSGNDEREQTLNQLLVEMDGFQANSGVIIMAATNRPEILDPALLRPGRFDRHIAIDRPDLNGRKQILAVHTKRVKLAPEVDLAELAQRTPGFVGADLANVVNEAALHAAELGKPAIGMADFDEAIDRAMTGMERKSRVMNDEEKRTIAYHEAGHALVAQSRVHCDPVKKVSIIPRGIAALGYTQQVPTEDRYVLRRSELLDRLDVLLGGRVAEEIAFGDVSTGAQNDLERATALARHMVMQYGMSEKLGLATLDDATPQGGSPGVWTPGDGRCSEHTAQLIDEEVRALLEDAHVRVAATLGEHRDALERVARCLLQHESVDHDTLVALMTPPDDGIGPPEPAHADAEPATATDTSA, from the coding sequence ATGAAAAAATCATTCGATTACTCCGGGCTGCTGATCCCGTTCGTATTTGCCGCGCTGGTGGCGTATCAGCTGCTGATGGCCCAGCCGGCCACGACGTCGATCTCGTACAGCGACTTTCACCACCTGGTCGACGCGCGGCTCGTCGACGATCTGGACATCGGCCCGTCGTCGATTTCGGGCGTGCTGCGCATGCCGCAGGCCGGTGCGAACCTGCCGGCCTCCGACGCGGCCGCCGTGAAGAAGGCGGGCCCGCCGTGGCGCTTCACGACCAACCGGGTCGCCGACGATCGTCTCGTCGCCGAACTCACGGCCGCCGGCATCCGCTATCGCGGCGCGCCGGATTCGGGCTGGCTCGAGACGCTTGCCGGATGGATATTGCCGGTGATCGTCCTCGTGACGTTCTGGAGCTTCATGATGCGCAGGCCGGGCGGGGTCCGTGACCTGAGCGGCATGGGCAAGAGCCAGGCGCGCGTGTACGTGCAGCAGGAAACCGGCATCACGTTCGACGACATCGCCGGCATCGACGAGGCGAAGGCCGAGCTGCAGCAGATCGTCGCGTTCCTGCGCAACCCCGAACGCTACCAGCGGCTCGGCGGCAAGATCCCGAAAGGCGTGCTGATCGTCGGTGCGCCCGGCACCGGCAAGACGCTGCTCGCGCGTGCGGTGGCCGGCGAGGCGGCCGTGCCGTTCTTCACGATCAGCGGCTCGGCGTTCGTCGAGATGTTCGTCGGCGTCGGCGCGGCACGCGTGCGCGACCTGTTCGAGCAGGCAAAGCAGAAGGCGCCGTGCATCGTGTTCATCGACGAACTCGATGCGCTTGGCAAGGCGCGCGGCGTCGGCCTGATGTCCGGCAACGACGAGCGCGAGCAGACCCTCAACCAGCTGCTCGTCGAGATGGATGGCTTCCAGGCCAATTCGGGCGTGATCATCATGGCCGCGACGAACCGGCCCGAGATCCTCGATCCCGCGCTGCTGCGGCCCGGGCGCTTCGACCGCCACATCGCGATCGACCGGCCCGACCTGAACGGCCGCAAGCAGATCCTGGCCGTGCACACGAAGCGCGTGAAGCTGGCCCCGGAAGTCGACCTGGCCGAGCTGGCGCAGCGCACGCCGGGCTTCGTCGGCGCGGATCTCGCGAACGTCGTCAACGAGGCCGCGCTGCACGCGGCCGAACTCGGCAAGCCGGCGATCGGCATGGCCGACTTCGACGAGGCGATCGACCGCGCGATGACGGGCATGGAGCGCAAGAGCCGCGTGATGAACGACGAGGAAAAGCGGACCATCGCGTACCACGAGGCGGGGCACGCGCTCGTCGCGCAAAGCCGCGTGCATTGCGATCCGGTGAAGAAGGTGTCGATCATCCCGCGCGGCATCGCGGCGCTCGGCTACACGCAGCAGGTGCCGACCGAGGATCGCTACGTATTGCGCCGAAGCGAGCTGCTCGACCGGCTCGACGTGCTGCTCGGTGGCCGCGTGGCCGAGGAGATCGCGTTCGGCGACGTGTCGACCGGTGCGCAGAACGATCTGGAACGTGCGACCGCGCTGGCGCGGCACATGGTCATGCAGTACGGGATGAGCGAGAAGCTCGGTCTCGCGACGCTCGACGATGCGACGCCGCAGGGCGGTTCACCCGGCGTGTGGACGCCGGGCGACGGCCGGTGCAGCGAACACACCGCGCAGTTGATCGACGAGGAGGTGCGCGCGCTGCTCGAAGACGCGCACGTGCGGGTCGCGGCGACGCTCGGCGAGCATCGCGACGCGCTCGAACGGGTCGCGCGGTGCCTGCTGCAGCACGAATCGGTCGATCACGACACACTGGTGGCGCTCATGACGCCGCCGGACGACGGCATCGGCCCGCCCGAACCGGCGCACGCCGATGCGGAGCCGGCCACGGCCACGGACACGTCGGCCTGA
- a CDS encoding adenosylcobalamin-dependent ribonucleoside-diphosphate reductase, producing MDEQPLCTTVFAERYAQPGETSRAAVFQRVARALSLAEPPALRAQAERTFFQNLQRGAIGAGRIMANAGATTGGTMVNCFVHPLAVPEDMLLQGVDAALAQALDDARLTLLMGGGIGYDFSPVPPAGAYERRLSPERGVCAAIDRFDAMCRALPFTGPRRGAQMGVLRCDHPDLLAFVTAKHGRARWPTFNLSVGITDAFMEAVAHDLPWALVHHAPRHAAASASPRRPDGRYLHATVPARKVWQAIVNAARDSAEPGLLFLDTIRDANPLREHERIDATNPCGEQPLPPYGSCVLGPVDLSRFVHHPFGIDGEPRFDFAALADAVHIQVRLLDDVLDLTAWPLAAHAREAHRTRRIGVGVTGLGDALTMLRLRYDSVEARACARSIALTMREHAFAASAALAAERGAFPAYDPAAYLTGPAYRMRLPLKVHHAIQRHGLRNSHLLSFAPAGSVSLAFCDNCSNGIEPAVGWTQRRMVRTADGQVRAFRVQNHAYRLFRALHGDGVALPDYFSSAGEIAPIDHVAMLAVLQPCVDAGISKTVTMDSQCSLAQVDALFFAAWRDRLKGITVFRPDPRLASVVTDDTAQRRDGAVCIGC from the coding sequence ATGGACGAGCAGCCGCTTTGCACCACCGTGTTTGCCGAACGCTATGCGCAGCCCGGCGAAACGTCGCGCGCGGCCGTCTTCCAGCGTGTCGCCCGTGCACTGTCGCTCGCCGAGCCGCCCGCTCTGCGCGCCCAGGCCGAGCGCACGTTCTTCCAGAACCTGCAGCGCGGCGCGATCGGCGCCGGCCGCATCATGGCGAATGCCGGCGCGACGACGGGCGGCACGATGGTCAACTGCTTCGTCCATCCGCTCGCAGTTCCGGAGGACATGCTGCTGCAGGGCGTCGATGCGGCGCTCGCGCAGGCGCTCGACGACGCGCGGCTCACGCTGCTGATGGGCGGCGGAATCGGCTACGACTTCTCGCCGGTGCCGCCCGCCGGCGCGTACGAACGGCGCCTGTCGCCCGAACGCGGCGTATGCGCGGCGATCGACCGATTCGATGCGATGTGCCGCGCGTTGCCGTTCACCGGCCCGCGTCGCGGCGCGCAGATGGGCGTGCTGCGCTGCGATCATCCGGACCTGCTCGCGTTCGTCACGGCCAAGCACGGGCGGGCGCGCTGGCCGACCTTCAACCTGTCCGTCGGCATCACGGACGCGTTCATGGAAGCAGTCGCGCACGACCTGCCCTGGGCGCTCGTCCATCACGCACCGCGCCATGCAGCCGCCAGCGCGTCGCCCCGGCGGCCGGACGGGCGCTACCTTCATGCGACGGTTCCCGCCCGCAAGGTGTGGCAGGCGATCGTCAACGCCGCACGCGACAGTGCCGAACCCGGGCTGCTGTTCCTCGACACGATCCGCGACGCGAATCCGCTGCGCGAGCACGAACGGATCGACGCGACGAACCCGTGCGGCGAGCAGCCGCTGCCGCCCTACGGCAGCTGCGTGCTGGGGCCGGTCGACCTGTCGCGGTTCGTGCACCATCCGTTCGGCATCGACGGCGAGCCGCGCTTCGATTTCGCGGCGCTGGCCGACGCGGTGCACATCCAGGTTCGCCTGCTCGACGATGTGCTCGACCTGACCGCGTGGCCGCTCGCCGCCCATGCACGCGAAGCGCATCGGACGCGGCGCATCGGGGTGGGCGTGACGGGCCTGGGCGACGCGCTGACGATGCTGCGGCTGCGCTACGACAGCGTCGAGGCGCGCGCATGTGCGCGCAGCATCGCGCTGACGATGCGCGAGCATGCGTTTGCCGCATCGGCCGCGCTGGCCGCCGAGCGCGGCGCGTTTCCCGCGTACGATCCGGCCGCTTACCTGACCGGCCCCGCCTACCGCATGCGGCTGCCGCTGAAGGTGCATCACGCGATCCAGCGGCACGGGCTGCGCAACAGCCATCTGTTGTCGTTCGCGCCGGCCGGCAGCGTGAGTCTCGCGTTCTGCGACAACTGTTCGAACGGCATCGAACCGGCCGTCGGCTGGACCCAGCGCCGGATGGTTCGCACGGCGGACGGCCAGGTGCGCGCGTTCCGGGTGCAGAACCATGCGTACCGGCTGTTTCGCGCACTGCATGGCGACGGCGTCGCGCTGCCGGACTACTTCTCCAGCGCGGGCGAGATCGCACCGATCGATCACGTCGCGATGCTTGCGGTGCTTCAACCCTGCGTCGACGCCGGCATCTCGAAGACCGTGACGATGGACAGCCAGTGTTCGCTCGCGCAGGTCGACGCGCTGTTCTTCGCGGCGTGGCGCGACCGGCTCAAGGGCATCACCGTGTTTCGGCCCGATCCGCGGCTCGCATCGGTCGTCACCGACGATACGGCGCAACGACGCGACGGCGCGGTCTGCATCGGCTGTTGA
- a CDS encoding 1-phosphofructokinase family hexose kinase, producing MTEIVTVTLNPAVDVSTSVDHIVDTHKLRCARPRRDPGGGGINVARTVHRLGGDCVALYLAGGPTGDVLTLLLDAEQVPAVRMRIAGETRENVCVTETATGREYRFLMPGPLVTAAEWRACAARIAALRPAPRYLVLSGSLPPGAPDDLYATLARTAAANGTRVVVDAAGPALRAALDAGVHLVKPSLDELSALAGEPLDEASACGKAAELVAQGRADIVALTLGARGAWVVTRERALRLPGRPATVCSTVGAGDSFVGGMVWALARGAPFDDACRYALAASAASVEHPGTALCTRADVERIHAELVAQASGAAIARGAA from the coding sequence ATGACCGAGATCGTTACCGTCACGTTGAATCCGGCCGTCGATGTCTCAACGTCGGTCGACCACATCGTCGATACGCACAAGCTGCGCTGCGCGCGGCCACGGCGGGACCCCGGCGGCGGCGGGATCAACGTCGCGCGGACCGTTCACCGGCTCGGCGGCGACTGCGTCGCGCTGTACCTGGCGGGCGGGCCGACCGGCGATGTGCTGACGCTGCTGCTCGACGCAGAACAGGTGCCGGCCGTGCGCATGCGGATCGCCGGCGAGACGCGCGAGAACGTCTGCGTGACCGAAACGGCGACGGGGCGCGAGTACCGTTTCCTGATGCCGGGGCCGTTGGTCACGGCGGCCGAGTGGCGCGCATGCGCGGCGCGCATCGCGGCCCTGCGGCCTGCGCCGCGCTATCTGGTGCTGAGCGGCAGCCTGCCGCCGGGCGCGCCCGACGACCTGTATGCGACGCTCGCGCGGACGGCCGCCGCCAACGGCACCCGCGTGGTCGTCGATGCGGCGGGCCCGGCGCTGCGCGCGGCCCTCGACGCCGGGGTGCATCTCGTGAAGCCCAGCCTCGACGAACTGAGCGCGCTGGCCGGCGAACCGCTCGACGAAGCGTCGGCATGCGGCAAGGCGGCCGAACTCGTCGCGCAAGGGCGGGCGGACATCGTTGCATTGACACTCGGCGCGCGCGGCGCGTGGGTCGTCACGCGCGAGCGCGCGCTGCGCCTGCCGGGCAGGCCCGCGACGGTGTGCAGCACGGTGGGTGCCGGCGACAGCTTCGTCGGTGGGATGGTCTGGGCGCTCGCACGCGGCGCGCCGTTCGACGATGCATGCCGCTATGCGCTGGCGGCATCGGCGGCTTCGGTCGAGCATCCCGGCACCGCGCTGTGCACGCGCGCCGACGTCGAGCGGATTCATGCGGAACTGGTTGCGCAGGCAAGCGGCGCGGCCATTGCGCGTGGTGCGGCATGA
- a CDS encoding polysaccharide deacetylase family protein translates to MSVRVIVCLLLLLSCWPRVSFADTVTGEPVPQRVLILVYHRFAAQRLDSMTVRTGTFLDQLHAIDASGYRIVPLADIVRWHAGQANALPARAVAITVDDGHRSVYDMLRPLLAAHPVPVTLFIYPSAISNASYAMTWDQLRVLGQSGGYDIESHTYWHPNFRTEHARRSEEDYQRFVSFQLSHSRERLESETGRPIRLLAWPFGVHDATTDRLAAREGYVAAFTIDARPVRPADPAMALPRYLMTDACDTRCMNGLLQTARERP, encoded by the coding sequence ATGAGCGTCCGCGTGATCGTCTGCCTGCTGCTGCTGCTGTCGTGCTGGCCGCGGGTATCGTTCGCCGACACGGTGACGGGCGAGCCGGTGCCGCAGCGCGTGCTGATCCTCGTCTATCATCGGTTTGCCGCGCAACGCCTGGATTCGATGACGGTGCGCACCGGGACCTTCCTTGATCAACTGCATGCGATCGACGCGAGCGGCTACCGCATCGTGCCGCTCGCCGACATCGTGCGCTGGCACGCGGGTCAGGCGAACGCGCTGCCGGCGCGGGCGGTCGCGATCACGGTGGACGATGGTCACCGCTCCGTCTACGACATGCTGCGCCCGTTGCTGGCCGCGCATCCGGTACCGGTCACGCTGTTCATCTATCCATCGGCGATCTCGAACGCGAGCTACGCGATGACATGGGATCAGCTGCGCGTGCTCGGGCAATCCGGCGGATACGATATCGAATCGCATACCTACTGGCATCCGAATTTCCGCACCGAGCACGCACGGCGGTCTGAGGAGGACTACCAACGATTCGTGTCGTTCCAGTTGAGCCATTCCCGCGAACGGCTCGAGTCGGAAACCGGTAGGCCGATCCGGCTGCTGGCCTGGCCGTTCGGCGTCCATGATGCAACGACCGATCGGCTGGCCGCCCGCGAAGGCTATGTCGCGGCGTTCACGATCGACGCACGGCCCGTTCGGCCCGCGGATCCCGCCATGGCGCTGCCGCGCTACCTGATGACGGATGCGTGCGATACGCGCTGCATGAACGGATTGCTGCAAACGGCGCGGGAGCGACCGTGA